In Holophagales bacterium, one DNA window encodes the following:
- a CDS encoding DmsE family decaheme c-type cytochrome, protein MRKTTTWSWLGLALVGAVLAWTGAAPALAAGPADYAGSETCLGCHDGKALGGTPHGRPAFAQATALGCEACHGPGALHAEDPSIEANRPKVPSKMKASEASATCLECHSKGNQAFWMGSTHDARQVSCVDCHSVHGAKTERALLKAKSQLDTCYECHKDVRAETFKSSHHPIREGKIACADCHNPHGTTTDKMLKAESLNDLCYSCHAQYRGPFVWEHPPVRENCANCHTPHGSNHLYLQKTSIPFVCQQCHMHTRHPGTIYDGFKLPTLENEGLGNVRLFNQACLSCHGMIHGSNSPSSPYLGH, encoded by the coding sequence ATGAGGAAGACGACGACTTGGTCCTGGCTGGGACTCGCCTTGGTCGGCGCGGTCCTCGCCTGGACGGGAGCAGCTCCGGCACTCGCCGCCGGACCGGCCGACTACGCCGGTTCGGAGACCTGCCTGGGCTGCCATGACGGCAAGGCGCTCGGCGGCACGCCGCACGGTCGCCCGGCCTTCGCGCAGGCAACGGCCCTCGGTTGCGAGGCCTGCCACGGACCGGGCGCGCTGCACGCCGAAGACCCGAGCATCGAGGCCAACCGTCCGAAGGTGCCCTCGAAGATGAAGGCATCGGAGGCCTCGGCGACCTGCCTCGAGTGCCACAGCAAGGGGAACCAGGCGTTCTGGATGGGCAGCACCCACGACGCCCGCCAGGTCTCCTGCGTCGACTGCCACTCGGTGCACGGCGCCAAGACCGAACGGGCGCTGCTCAAGGCCAAGAGCCAGCTCGACACCTGCTACGAGTGCCACAAGGACGTGCGCGCCGAGACGTTCAAGAGCTCGCACCATCCGATCCGCGAGGGCAAGATCGCCTGCGCCGACTGCCACAATCCGCACGGCACGACGACCGACAAGATGCTCAAGGCCGAGTCGCTCAACGACCTGTGCTACAGCTGCCACGCCCAGTATCGCGGCCCGTTCGTCTGGGAGCACCCGCCGGTGCGCGAGAACTGCGCCAACTGCCACACGCCGCACGGCTCGAACCACCTTTACCTGCAGAAGACCTCGATCCCCTTCGTCTGCCAGCAGTGCCACATGCACACGCGGCACCCGGGGACGATCTACGACGGATTCAAGCTGCCGACGCTCGAGAACGAGGGTCTCGGCAACGTCCGTCTGTTCAACCAGGCCTGCCTGAGCTGCCACGGGATGATCCACGGCAGCAACAGCCCGTCGTCGCCGTATCTCGGCCACTAG
- a CDS encoding NapC/NirT family cytochrome c yields the protein MKNFFIALTRNPLSLAGAAITTASAVLFATLFVIDAVGMKGGPYAGIIAYLIVPAIFVVGLLLIPLGISRERRRERAALARGEAAPTFPVLDFNRTETRNRTLIVLALTLVNLVLLATATYKGVETMETTAFCGQACHSVMQPEFAAYQRGAHASVHCVSCHIGPGAGWFVKSKLSGSWQVISVNLKLYPTPIPSPVHNLRPARETCEQCHWPEKFVGDRLKVIDTFADDEPNTALKTVLLMRVGGVSGRSSQGIHWHVDRSNQIRYRSDESRETIYEVELTKADGSVERFLADGAAEGEAAKAGVWRTMDCVDCHNRPSHTFHSPEDEVDLALRDGKIARDLPFVRREGVKLLKAEYPSQEEAEQAIARGLRAYYEKERPELARDRAADIDAAAAALFVGYKSNVFPNMKITWGTYKNHIGHESSPGCWRCHDDAHKSASGRTISQDCSTCHSLLAEREADPQILKTLSP from the coding sequence ATGAAGAACTTCTTCATCGCCCTGACCCGCAACCCCCTGAGCCTGGCCGGCGCGGCCATCACCACGGCCTCCGCGGTGCTCTTCGCCACGCTCTTCGTGATCGACGCGGTGGGGATGAAGGGCGGTCCCTACGCCGGGATCATCGCCTATCTCATCGTCCCGGCGATCTTCGTCGTCGGCCTCCTGCTGATCCCCCTCGGCATCTCGCGCGAGCGCCGCCGGGAGCGCGCGGCGCTTGCCCGCGGCGAGGCGGCCCCGACCTTCCCGGTGCTCGACTTCAATCGCACCGAGACGCGCAATCGCACGCTCATCGTCCTGGCGCTCACCCTGGTCAACCTCGTGCTGCTCGCCACGGCGACCTACAAAGGCGTCGAGACGATGGAGACCACGGCCTTCTGCGGCCAGGCCTGTCACAGCGTGATGCAGCCGGAGTTCGCCGCCTACCAGCGCGGCGCCCACGCCAGCGTCCATTGCGTGAGCTGTCACATCGGGCCCGGCGCCGGCTGGTTCGTCAAGTCGAAGCTCTCCGGCTCCTGGCAGGTGATCTCGGTCAACCTCAAGCTCTACCCGACGCCGATCCCCTCGCCGGTGCACAACCTGCGCCCGGCCCGCGAGACGTGCGAACAGTGCCACTGGCCGGAGAAGTTCGTCGGCGACCGGCTCAAGGTGATCGACACCTTCGCCGACGACGAGCCGAACACCGCTCTGAAGACCGTCCTGCTGATGCGGGTCGGCGGCGTCTCCGGCCGCAGCTCGCAGGGGATCCACTGGCACGTCGACCGTTCGAACCAGATCCGTTACCGCTCCGACGAGTCGCGCGAGACGATCTACGAAGTCGAGCTGACGAAGGCCGACGGCAGCGTCGAGCGCTTCCTCGCCGACGGGGCGGCCGAGGGTGAAGCCGCCAAGGCGGGGGTCTGGCGGACGATGGACTGCGTCGACTGCCACAACCGGCCGAGCCACACCTTCCACTCGCCCGAGGACGAGGTCGACCTGGCGCTGCGCGACGGCAAGATCGCGCGCGACCTGCCGTTCGTCCGCCGTGAGGGCGTCAAGCTCCTCAAGGCCGAATACCCGTCGCAGGAGGAGGCCGAGCAGGCGATCGCCCGGGGCCTGCGTGCCTACTACGAGAAGGAGCGGCCGGAGCTCGCCAGAGATCGGGCCGCCGACATCGATGCCGCCGCCGCCGCTCTGTTCGTCGGCTACAAGTCGAACGTCTTCCCCAACATGAAGATCACTTGGGGAACCTACAAGAACCACATCGGCCACGAGTCGAGCCCGGGCTGCTGGCGCTGTCACGACGACGCGCACAAGTCGGCGTCCGGGCGGACGATCTCGCAGGACTGTTCGACCTGCCACAGCCTGCTGGCGGAGCGCGAAGCGGACCCGCAGATCCTCAAGACGCTCTCGCCGTAG